The proteins below come from a single Tachypleus tridentatus isolate NWPU-2018 chromosome 13, ASM421037v1, whole genome shotgun sequence genomic window:
- the LOC143239214 gene encoding uncharacterized protein LOC143239214, whose amino-acid sequence MTSKACFIIIVLTVLTLAETKCPVECACQLVFHRKTVTCNEGGMTEIPTNSMDRDTQVLTVTSPPDNPNFLTIGRIFLEFPYLEEIHLTNSHVPAIGDSSFWPGKRMKILDLSYNNITLLHDQDFNGLSNLEVLDLSNNEIISTPSAPFRFLSNLRSLSLANNHFQRLVPRFFYMLKKMDKLDISGNPLKELDPENLKDLRPLRILRLAGCELRSLHSLVYQNLPNIHELDLRNNNFFFLAPEEFRHLKNLRILRLDGNYLKEIREKTFGGHSLEVLGLSRNNIIKLLPCSFCNTSVKYLDLSYNRLSSLTADVLTMVSNSLDTLNLGFNPLDIYTVFSTVSVLHRLQNLSLAGMDIDKLLPHTFEKNPELRYLNLSHNNIPEIPNEFLQPLVRVEVIDLSYNKLQELTFEVLFSMNNTPSLQLFLLHSNRWSCLECNVSPLQEYFNQSDLYEKICGGQDDCLKCVTPPELARRGLMSVQREELELCAMPLPQSHVGVNASKIGTIIAVVVIVILVLVIASAIMIYKRQSADYYTHEQERVENAAYDNIAIVDKNGGLQMNKVQESTSSSGTNCEGSRTKQTVNSIT is encoded by the coding sequence ATGACCAGTAaagcttgttttattattatcgtGTTAACAGTATTAACTCTGGCCGAGACCAAGTGTCCAGTAGAGTGCGCATGCCAACTTGTATTTCACCGGAAGACAGTGACCTGTAATGAAGGAGGGATGACAGAAATTCCAACGAACAGCATGGACAGAGATACTCAAGTTCTCACGGTGACCTCTCCTCCAGATAACCCAAACTTCTTGACTATTGGTCGAATCTTTCTGGAGTTTCCCTATCTGGAAGAGATTCATCTCACTAACTCCCACGTTCCAGCTATAGGAGACAGTTCTTTCTGGCCTGGAAAGCGAATGAAGATACTTGATCTTAGTTACAATAACATTACCTTATTGCATGACCAGGATTTTAATGGTCTTTCCAACTTAGAAGTGTTAGATCtcagtaataatgaaataatctcTACCCCTTCCGCCCCCTTCCGATTTCTAAGTAATTTAAGATCGTTATCTTTGGCAAATAATCATTTTCAGAGGTTGGTTCCTAGGTTCTTTTACATGCTCAAAAAGATGGACAAACTTGATATCAGTGGAAACCCATTGAAAGAGTTAGATCCAGAGAACCTCAAGGACCTTCGTCCTCTGAGGATCTTACGCTTGGCAGGCTGTGAGCTGCGGTCTTTACACTCTCTTGTCTACCAAAACCTTCCTAACATTCACGAACTCGATCTTCGAAATAACAACTTCTTCTTCCTTGCTCCCGAAGAATTTAGACATCTCAAAAATCTTCGAATATTGCGTCTTGATGGTAATTATCTAAAAGAGATCCGTGAGAAGACATTTGGAGGTCACAGTCTAGAAGTACTGGGGCTGTCGAGAAACAATATTATCAAGCTACTACCTTGCTCTTTTTGTAACACCAGTGTAAAATATCTAGACTTAAGTTATAATCGCTTGTCTTCTTTAACTGCTGATGTCTTGACCATGGTAAGTAACTCATTGGACACTTTGAATTTGGGATTTAATCCCTTAGATATTTATACTGTGTTTAGTACCGTGAGTGTTTTACATCGATTGCAGAATCTGTCACTGGCAGGAATGGACATTGACAAACTCCTTCCACATACGTTTGAAAAGAATCCAGAATTACGATACTTAAACTTGTCCCACAACAACATTCCAGAAATCCCAAACGAATTCCTTCAACCGCTGGTTCGTGTCGAAGTGATTGACCTCTCATACAACAAATTGCAAGAACTGACCTTTGAAGTGCTATTCTCGATGAACAACACTCCAAGCCTACAGCTATTTCTACTCCATTCCAACAGGTGGAGCTGTCTTGAGTGTAACGTAAGTCCACTTCAGGAGTACTTCAATCAGTCTGACTTGTACGAAAAAATCTGTGGGGGTCAAGACGactgtttaaaatgtgtaacACCCCCTGAGTTGGCCAGAAGAGGACTGATGAGTGTTCAAAGAGAAGAATTGGAGCTTTGTGCCATGCCCTTACCTCAATCACACGTAGGGGTGAACGCTTCCAAAATAGGAACAATTATCGCTGTGGTCGTCATAGTTATTTTAGTACTGGTCATTGCCTCGGCGATTATGATTTATAAACGACAGAGTGCTGATTATTACACGCACGAGCAGGAAAGGGTTGAAAACGCAGCATACGATAATATTGCCATCGTCGACAAAAATGGCGGACTGCAGATGAACAAAGTCCAGGAAAGTACTTCATCATCAGGCACAAACTGTGAGGGGAGTAGAACGAAACAGACAGTGAACAGTATCACGTGA